A segment of the Nostoc sp. TCL26-01 genome:
CCACAAAACTCTACTAAAATTGGCAGAGACATCTGGCGAAACACTCCAGACAATTTTAGATAAAGCTATCGAAAACTATCGCAGGTCTGTGTTTCTAACACAAGCAAATCAAGCTTTTGCTG
Coding sequences within it:
- a CDS encoding toxin-antitoxin system protein; protein product: MSELKISISETTHKTLLKLAETSGETLQTILDKAIENYRRSVFLTQANQAFAALRQNDTLWQEELAERQAWEQTLTDGMEE